Proteins from one Primulina huaijiensis isolate GDHJ02 chromosome 18, ASM1229523v2, whole genome shotgun sequence genomic window:
- the LOC140964826 gene encoding ABC transporter C family member 12-like isoform X1, which translates to MGSDPLVWFCRPVANGVWSQETDSAFGSYTPCAIGSIVGNVSHLVLAGLCFYRIWLIKINPRVKRFCLRSNLFNYILALLASCCAAEPLFRLVVGVSIFNLDAETGLHPFEMVQLGIEVIAWCSLVLMLITETKTYVKEFRWYIRFGVLYVLVGDAVIFSFILPLKDFYARPVQYLYVFSAFFQVFLGILLIYVPKLDSYPGYTPLPAEPIDDSKNEMSFGEDVCPERNSNIFKRIYFDWVTPLMQKGYRKPITEKDVWKLDSWDRTDTLSIKFRNSWDEETQKSKPWLLRALNRSLGGRFWFGGMFKIGNDLSQLAGPVLLNHLLKSLEQGDPAWVGYMFAFSIFVSVSLGVLCEAQYFQNVMRVGLRLRSTLVAAIFRKSLRLTHEARKQFPSGKITNLITTDANALQQICQQLHGLWSAPFRITMAMILLYQQLGVASLLGSLMLVLMFPIQAFILNRMKKLTKEGLLRTDKRVGLVNEILAAMDTVKYYAWERSFESKVQIMRTDELSWFRKAQLLSACNTFILNSIPVLVTVISFGMFTLFGGDLTPSRAFTSLSLFAVLRFPLNMLPNLITQVVNATASLQRLEELFLAEERILLPNPPLEPGLPAISIKGSRFSWDLKAAKPTLSNINLNIPVGSLVAVVGGTGDGKTSLISAMLGELPPVGDASVIIRGSVAYVPQISWIFNATVRENVLFGSSFEPARYWKAIDVTALQHDLDVLPASDLTEIGERGVNISGGQKHRVSMARALYSNSDVYIFDDPLSALDAHVGRQVFNRCIKEELGGKTRVLVTNQLHFLPQVDRIILISEGMVKEDGTFEELSKNGTLFKKLMENAGKMEEHIHIDENGDGMNFDSKPLVLSSDEVLTDVNSGNKKVGKSVLVKKEERETGIVSLNVLMRYINALGGSWVVMILFSCYTLIEILRVSSSTWLSVWTKQSTSSVHGPGFYILVYAILSCSQVLVTLANSFWLITSNLSASKRLHDSMLYSILRAPMAFFHTNPVGRIINRFSNDVGDIDRNVGNAMNMFLGQLWQLLSTFVLIGIVSATSLWSIMPLLILFYAAYLYYQSTAREVKRLDSITRSPVYAQFGEALYGLSSIRAYKAYDRMTIINGKTMDNNVRFTLLNISSNRWLTIRLETLGGVMIWLTATFAVMQNCRTKNQVAFASTMGLLLSYSLNITTLLSNVLRLASRAENSFNAVERVGTYIDLPSEAPEIIQGNRPPPGWPEWGLIKFEDIFLKYRPGLPMVLRGLSFTISACQKVGIVGRTGAGKSSMLNALFRIVELERGRILIDNFDISKFGLRDLREVLSIIPQSPVLFSGTVRFNLDPFSEHNDPDLWEALERAHLKDVVRRSAIGLDAEVLEGGENFSVGQRQLLSLARALLRRSRILVLDEATAAVDVRTDALIQKTIREEFKSRTMLTIAHRLNTIIDSDQVLVLDSGQVLEHDTPEKLLENRASAFSKMVQSTGSANAEYLRSLVVRKNIEGRLGKEAGLQIDEQTRRLLSSCWNSATRFALALNFSSSVEDLRLFELEDDDSVLNKTKDAAVILHEVLVGKHDKVIDETLDQLEVPKYRWWSAFHRVVEGLAEMSRLARNEIHHSEIGLEDSTENWDHHLHLQ; encoded by the exons ATGGGTTCTGATCCCTTAGTTTGGTTCTGCCGGCCAGTGGCAAATGGGGTTTGGTCTCAAGAAACAGATAGCGCATTTGGTTCTTATACCCCTTGTGCCATTGGCTCTATTGTGGGTAATGTATCTCACTTGGTTCTTGCTGGATTGTGCTTTTATAGAATCTGGCTCATCAAGATCAACCCCCGAGTCAAGAGATTCTGCTTGAGATCAAATCTTTTCAATTACATATTGGCCTTGCTAGCTAGTTGTTGTGCTGCTGAGCCCTTGTTCAGATTGGTTGTGGGTGTATCAATATTCAATTTGGATGCAGAGACTGGCCTTCATCCTTTTGAG ATGGTTCAGTTGGGCATTGAGGTAATTGCATGGTGTTCTTTGGTACTTATGCTCATTACCGAAACTAAAACCTATGTCAAAGAATTCAGATGGTACATTAGGTTTGGAGTGCTATATGTTTTGGTGGGAGATGCGGTGATTTTCAGTTTTATTCTCCCGCTCAAAGATTTTTATGCCAG GCCTGTACAATATTTGTACGTCTTTTCAGCCTTCTTCCAG GTATTCCTTGGGATTCTTCTCATATATGTCCCTAAGCTGGATTCTTATCCGGGATACACTCCTCTGCCAGCCGAACCTATTGATGACTCCAAAAATGAAATGTCTTTTGGAGAGGATGTTTGTCCAGAGAGAAATTCcaacatatttaaaa GGATTTACTTCGATTGGGTGACTCCCCTTATGCAGAAAGGTTATAGAAAACCCATAACTGAAAAAGACGTTTGGAAGTTGGATTCATGGGATCGGACCGATACTTTGAGTATAAA ATTCCGAAATTCTTGGGATGAAGAAACTCAAAAATCAAAACCATGGCTTTTACGGGCTTTGAATCGTAGCCTCGGGGGCAG GTTTTGGTTTGGAGGCATGTTCAAA ATAGGAAATGATCTTTCCCAGCTTGCAGGACCTGTTTTATTAAACCATCTTCTAAAG TCTCTGGAACAAGGTGACCCAGCTTGGGTTGGCTACATGTTTgcattttcaatttttgttagTGTG TCACTGGGAGTGCTTTGTGAAGCTCAGTACTTTCAGAACGTGATGCGTGTTGGTCTAAGGCTAAGATCCACTCTG GTAGCTGCAATATTTCGTAAATCCTTACGTCTAACTCATGAAGCCCGTAAGCAGTTCCCATCCgggaaaattacaaatttgattACGACAGATGCTAATGCACTCCAG CAAATTTGTCAACAACTTCATGGTCTATGGTCAGCTCCATTTCGCATAACCATGGCCATGATTCTTCTCTACCAGCAGTTAGGTGTAGCCTCACTCCTTGGTTCTCTTATGTTAGTTCTCATGTTCCCAATTCAG GCCTTTATTTTGAACAGGATGAAAAAATTAACGAAAGAGGGTCTACTACGCACAGACAAGAGAGTTGGCTTAGTTAATGAAATCTTGGCTGCCATGGATACTGTGAA ATATTACGCATGGGAAAGGAGTTTTGAGTCAAAAGTTCAAATCATGAGGACTGATGAATTATCATGGTTCAGAAAAGCACAATTACTCTCAGCG TGCAATACCTTCATATTAAACAGCATACCAGTTCTCGTGACAGTTATTTCTTTTGGGATGTTTACATTATTTGGTGGAGATTTGACCCCTTCCAGAGCTTTTACTTCACTTTCTTTATTCGCCGTTCTGAGATTTCCGCTGAATATGCTCCCTAATCTGATAACTCAG GTTGTAAATGCGACTGCGTCTCTGCAACGTCTGGAGGAACTATTCCTTGCTGAAGAGAGAATATTATTACCTAATCCACCTCTTGAACCAGGGCTACCTGCTATCTCCATCAAGGGCAGCAGATTTTCATGGGATTTGAAG GCTGCAAAGCCCACGTTGTCCAACATTAATCTGAATATACCAGTTGGCAGCCTGGTTGCAGTAGTAGGTGGCACTGGAGATGGAAAAACTTCTTTAATATCAGCAATGCTTGGGGAGCTTCCTCCTGTTGGAGATGCCAGTGTTATCATCAGAGGATCTGTCGCTTATGTTCCCCAAATTTCTTGGATTTTCAATGCTACA GTGCGTGAAAATGTATTGTTTGGATCTAGCTTTGAACCAGCAAGATATTGGAAGGCAATAGATGTTACTGCATTACAACATGACCTTGATGTTCTTCCT GCTTCTGACCTTACAGAGATTGGTGAAAGAGGGGTAAATATTAGTGGAGGGCAAAAACACCGAGTTTCAATGGCTAGGGCCCTGTACTCCAATTCAGATGTTTACATATTTGATGATCCGCTAAGTGCACTAGATGCACATGTTGGACGACAG GTTTTTAACAGATGCATTAAGGAAGAATTGGGAGGCAAAACTCGAGTTCTTGTCACAAACCAGTTACATTTTCTTCCCCAAGTCGATAGAATAATTTTAATCTCAGAAGGTATGGTGAAAGAGGATGGAACATTTGAGGAGCTCTCCAAGAATGGTACTCTTTTCAAGAAGTTAATGGAAAACGCTGGGAAAATGGAGGAACATATACATATTGATGAAAATGGAGATGGGATGAACTTTGACAGTAAACCTTTAGTACTTTCTTCTGATGAGGTGCTAACTGATGTAAACTCTGGCAATAAAAAAGTTGGAAAATCAGTCCTTGTCAAAAAGGAAGAACGAGAGACTGGGATTGTTAGCTTGAATGTTTTAATGAG GTATATAAATGCTTTAGGAGGCTCGTGGGTTGTAATGATACTGTTTTCATGCTATACACTCATCGAAATTCTACGTGTTTCGAGTAGCACTTGGTTGAGTGTTTGGACAAAACAGAGCACTTCTTCAGTGCATGGACCTGGTTTCTATATTCTGGTTTATGCAATTTTGTCCTGTTCTCAGGTGCTAGTGACACTGGCAAATTCTTTTTGGCTGATCACGTCAAACCTTAGTGCCTCAAAAAGGCTtcatgattcaatgctatatTCCATTCTTAGAGCTCCAATGGCATTCTTCCATACCAATCCAGTAGGACGGATTATCAACAGATTTTCCAATGATGTTGGCGATATAGATCGCAATGTTGGTAACGCTATGAATATGTTTCTTGGCCAACTATGGCAGCTGCTCTCAACTTTCGTCCTCATAGGAATTGTGAGTGCTACATCTTTGTGGTCCATAATGCCCCTTCTCATCTTATTCTATGCTGCTTATCTCTATTATCAG AGCACAGCCAGGGAAGTAAAACGTTTGGACTCTATCACCAGATCTCCAGTATACGCACAGTTTGGGGAAGCATTATATGGATTGTCGTCAATTCGTGCGTACAAAGCATATGACAGAATGACAATTATTAACGGAAAAACTATGGACAACAATGTTAGATTCACTCTACTTAACATCAGTTCTAACCGTTGGCTTACAATAAGGCTTGAAACTCTTGGGGGTGTTATGATCTGGTTAACCGCTACATTTGCTGTTATGCAAAATTGCAGAACCAAAAATCAGGTGGCATTTGCATCCACAATGGGTCTACTCCTCAGTTATTCTTTAAATATCACAACTTTGTTAAGTAATGTTTTGAGACTCGCTAGCAGAGCGGAAAATAGTTTTAATGCGGTTGAACGTGTGGGTACGTATATAGATTTGCCATCAGAGGCACCGGAAATTATTCAGGGGAATCGTCCTCCACCTGGATGGCCTGAATGGGGTTTGATTAAGTTTGAAGATATTTTCCTGAAATACAGGCCTGGACTTCCTATGGTCCTGCGGGGATTGTCCTTCACCATCTCTGCGTGCCAGAAGGTTGGAATTGTTGGAAGAACTGGTGCGGGTAAATCAAGCATGCTCAATGCATTATTTCGGATTGTGGAGCTTGAAAGGGGAAGGATCTTGATCGATAATTTTGACATTTCTAAATTTGGATTAAGAGATTTACGTGAAGTTCTCAGTATCATACCACAATCCCCGGTTCTTTTCTCTG GTACTGTACGGTTCAACCTCGATCCTTTCAGTGAGCATAATGATCCAGACCTATGGGAGGCTCTGGAGCGGGCTCACTTAAAGGATGTCGTTAGAAGGAGTGCTATTGGTTTGGATGCTgag GTTCTGGAAGGAGGTGAAAACTTTAGCGTTGGCCAGAGGCAGTTGTTAAGTCTTGCTCGAGCTTTACTTCGGAGATCACGGATCCTTGTTCTTGATGAAGCAACGGCTGCCGTTGATGTCAGAACCGATGCCCTCATACAGAAAACCATTCGAGAAGAATTTAAATCCCGCACAATGCTCACTATTGCTCATCGTCTCAACACTATTATAGACAGTGACCAAGTTCTTGTTCTCGATTCTGGTCAG GTTCTTGAGCATGATACCCCAGAAAAACTTCTTGAAAACAGAGCAAGTGCATTCTCTAAGATGGTTCAAAGTACGGGATCTGCAAATGCAGAGTATTTGCGCAGCTTAGTAGTGAGAAAGAACATAGAGGGTAGGCTTGGAAAAGAAGCGGGGTTGCAAATTGACGAGCAAACGAGACGACTATTGTCTTCCTGTTGGAATTCTGCTACACGTTTTGCTCTTGCTCTCAATTTCTCTTCTTCAGTAGAGGACCTTCGATTATTTGAGTTAGAAGATGATGACAGTGTGCTCAACAAAACAAAGGATGCTGCTGTGATCTTACATGAGGTTTTGGTGGGGAAGCATGATAAAGTCATAGACGAGACACTTGATCAACTTGAAGTCCCGAAATATAGATGGTGGTCGGCTTTCCACAGGGTAGTCGAAG GCCTTGCAGAGATGAGCAGATTGGCAAGAAATGAGATCCATCATTCAGAAATTGGCTTGGAGGACTCCACAGAAAACTGGGATCATCATCT TCATTTGCAGTGA
- the LOC140964826 gene encoding ABC transporter C family member 2-like isoform X2 produces MSFGEDVCPERNSNIFKRIYFDWVTPLMQKGYRKPITEKDVWKLDSWDRTDTLSIKFRNSWDEETQKSKPWLLRALNRSLGGRFWFGGMFKIGNDLSQLAGPVLLNHLLKSLEQGDPAWVGYMFAFSIFVSVSLGVLCEAQYFQNVMRVGLRLRSTLVAAIFRKSLRLTHEARKQFPSGKITNLITTDANALQQICQQLHGLWSAPFRITMAMILLYQQLGVASLLGSLMLVLMFPIQAFILNRMKKLTKEGLLRTDKRVGLVNEILAAMDTVKYYAWERSFESKVQIMRTDELSWFRKAQLLSACNTFILNSIPVLVTVISFGMFTLFGGDLTPSRAFTSLSLFAVLRFPLNMLPNLITQVVNATASLQRLEELFLAEERILLPNPPLEPGLPAISIKGSRFSWDLKAAKPTLSNINLNIPVGSLVAVVGGTGDGKTSLISAMLGELPPVGDASVIIRGSVAYVPQISWIFNATVRENVLFGSSFEPARYWKAIDVTALQHDLDVLPASDLTEIGERGVNISGGQKHRVSMARALYSNSDVYIFDDPLSALDAHVGRQVFNRCIKEELGGKTRVLVTNQLHFLPQVDRIILISEGMVKEDGTFEELSKNGTLFKKLMENAGKMEEHIHIDENGDGMNFDSKPLVLSSDEVLTDVNSGNKKVGKSVLVKKEERETGIVSLNVLMRYINALGGSWVVMILFSCYTLIEILRVSSSTWLSVWTKQSTSSVHGPGFYILVYAILSCSQVLVTLANSFWLITSNLSASKRLHDSMLYSILRAPMAFFHTNPVGRIINRFSNDVGDIDRNVGNAMNMFLGQLWQLLSTFVLIGIVSATSLWSIMPLLILFYAAYLYYQSTAREVKRLDSITRSPVYAQFGEALYGLSSIRAYKAYDRMTIINGKTMDNNVRFTLLNISSNRWLTIRLETLGGVMIWLTATFAVMQNCRTKNQVAFASTMGLLLSYSLNITTLLSNVLRLASRAENSFNAVERVGTYIDLPSEAPEIIQGNRPPPGWPEWGLIKFEDIFLKYRPGLPMVLRGLSFTISACQKVGIVGRTGAGKSSMLNALFRIVELERGRILIDNFDISKFGLRDLREVLSIIPQSPVLFSGTVRFNLDPFSEHNDPDLWEALERAHLKDVVRRSAIGLDAEVLEGGENFSVGQRQLLSLARALLRRSRILVLDEATAAVDVRTDALIQKTIREEFKSRTMLTIAHRLNTIIDSDQVLVLDSGQVLEHDTPEKLLENRASAFSKMVQSTGSANAEYLRSLVVRKNIEGRLGKEAGLQIDEQTRRLLSSCWNSATRFALALNFSSSVEDLRLFELEDDDSVLNKTKDAAVILHEVLVGKHDKVIDETLDQLEVPKYRWWSAFHRVVEGLAEMSRLARNEIHHSEIGLEDSTENWDHHLHLQ; encoded by the exons ATGTCTTTTGGAGAGGATGTTTGTCCAGAGAGAAATTCcaacatatttaaaa GGATTTACTTCGATTGGGTGACTCCCCTTATGCAGAAAGGTTATAGAAAACCCATAACTGAAAAAGACGTTTGGAAGTTGGATTCATGGGATCGGACCGATACTTTGAGTATAAA ATTCCGAAATTCTTGGGATGAAGAAACTCAAAAATCAAAACCATGGCTTTTACGGGCTTTGAATCGTAGCCTCGGGGGCAG GTTTTGGTTTGGAGGCATGTTCAAA ATAGGAAATGATCTTTCCCAGCTTGCAGGACCTGTTTTATTAAACCATCTTCTAAAG TCTCTGGAACAAGGTGACCCAGCTTGGGTTGGCTACATGTTTgcattttcaatttttgttagTGTG TCACTGGGAGTGCTTTGTGAAGCTCAGTACTTTCAGAACGTGATGCGTGTTGGTCTAAGGCTAAGATCCACTCTG GTAGCTGCAATATTTCGTAAATCCTTACGTCTAACTCATGAAGCCCGTAAGCAGTTCCCATCCgggaaaattacaaatttgattACGACAGATGCTAATGCACTCCAG CAAATTTGTCAACAACTTCATGGTCTATGGTCAGCTCCATTTCGCATAACCATGGCCATGATTCTTCTCTACCAGCAGTTAGGTGTAGCCTCACTCCTTGGTTCTCTTATGTTAGTTCTCATGTTCCCAATTCAG GCCTTTATTTTGAACAGGATGAAAAAATTAACGAAAGAGGGTCTACTACGCACAGACAAGAGAGTTGGCTTAGTTAATGAAATCTTGGCTGCCATGGATACTGTGAA ATATTACGCATGGGAAAGGAGTTTTGAGTCAAAAGTTCAAATCATGAGGACTGATGAATTATCATGGTTCAGAAAAGCACAATTACTCTCAGCG TGCAATACCTTCATATTAAACAGCATACCAGTTCTCGTGACAGTTATTTCTTTTGGGATGTTTACATTATTTGGTGGAGATTTGACCCCTTCCAGAGCTTTTACTTCACTTTCTTTATTCGCCGTTCTGAGATTTCCGCTGAATATGCTCCCTAATCTGATAACTCAG GTTGTAAATGCGACTGCGTCTCTGCAACGTCTGGAGGAACTATTCCTTGCTGAAGAGAGAATATTATTACCTAATCCACCTCTTGAACCAGGGCTACCTGCTATCTCCATCAAGGGCAGCAGATTTTCATGGGATTTGAAG GCTGCAAAGCCCACGTTGTCCAACATTAATCTGAATATACCAGTTGGCAGCCTGGTTGCAGTAGTAGGTGGCACTGGAGATGGAAAAACTTCTTTAATATCAGCAATGCTTGGGGAGCTTCCTCCTGTTGGAGATGCCAGTGTTATCATCAGAGGATCTGTCGCTTATGTTCCCCAAATTTCTTGGATTTTCAATGCTACA GTGCGTGAAAATGTATTGTTTGGATCTAGCTTTGAACCAGCAAGATATTGGAAGGCAATAGATGTTACTGCATTACAACATGACCTTGATGTTCTTCCT GCTTCTGACCTTACAGAGATTGGTGAAAGAGGGGTAAATATTAGTGGAGGGCAAAAACACCGAGTTTCAATGGCTAGGGCCCTGTACTCCAATTCAGATGTTTACATATTTGATGATCCGCTAAGTGCACTAGATGCACATGTTGGACGACAG GTTTTTAACAGATGCATTAAGGAAGAATTGGGAGGCAAAACTCGAGTTCTTGTCACAAACCAGTTACATTTTCTTCCCCAAGTCGATAGAATAATTTTAATCTCAGAAGGTATGGTGAAAGAGGATGGAACATTTGAGGAGCTCTCCAAGAATGGTACTCTTTTCAAGAAGTTAATGGAAAACGCTGGGAAAATGGAGGAACATATACATATTGATGAAAATGGAGATGGGATGAACTTTGACAGTAAACCTTTAGTACTTTCTTCTGATGAGGTGCTAACTGATGTAAACTCTGGCAATAAAAAAGTTGGAAAATCAGTCCTTGTCAAAAAGGAAGAACGAGAGACTGGGATTGTTAGCTTGAATGTTTTAATGAG GTATATAAATGCTTTAGGAGGCTCGTGGGTTGTAATGATACTGTTTTCATGCTATACACTCATCGAAATTCTACGTGTTTCGAGTAGCACTTGGTTGAGTGTTTGGACAAAACAGAGCACTTCTTCAGTGCATGGACCTGGTTTCTATATTCTGGTTTATGCAATTTTGTCCTGTTCTCAGGTGCTAGTGACACTGGCAAATTCTTTTTGGCTGATCACGTCAAACCTTAGTGCCTCAAAAAGGCTtcatgattcaatgctatatTCCATTCTTAGAGCTCCAATGGCATTCTTCCATACCAATCCAGTAGGACGGATTATCAACAGATTTTCCAATGATGTTGGCGATATAGATCGCAATGTTGGTAACGCTATGAATATGTTTCTTGGCCAACTATGGCAGCTGCTCTCAACTTTCGTCCTCATAGGAATTGTGAGTGCTACATCTTTGTGGTCCATAATGCCCCTTCTCATCTTATTCTATGCTGCTTATCTCTATTATCAG AGCACAGCCAGGGAAGTAAAACGTTTGGACTCTATCACCAGATCTCCAGTATACGCACAGTTTGGGGAAGCATTATATGGATTGTCGTCAATTCGTGCGTACAAAGCATATGACAGAATGACAATTATTAACGGAAAAACTATGGACAACAATGTTAGATTCACTCTACTTAACATCAGTTCTAACCGTTGGCTTACAATAAGGCTTGAAACTCTTGGGGGTGTTATGATCTGGTTAACCGCTACATTTGCTGTTATGCAAAATTGCAGAACCAAAAATCAGGTGGCATTTGCATCCACAATGGGTCTACTCCTCAGTTATTCTTTAAATATCACAACTTTGTTAAGTAATGTTTTGAGACTCGCTAGCAGAGCGGAAAATAGTTTTAATGCGGTTGAACGTGTGGGTACGTATATAGATTTGCCATCAGAGGCACCGGAAATTATTCAGGGGAATCGTCCTCCACCTGGATGGCCTGAATGGGGTTTGATTAAGTTTGAAGATATTTTCCTGAAATACAGGCCTGGACTTCCTATGGTCCTGCGGGGATTGTCCTTCACCATCTCTGCGTGCCAGAAGGTTGGAATTGTTGGAAGAACTGGTGCGGGTAAATCAAGCATGCTCAATGCATTATTTCGGATTGTGGAGCTTGAAAGGGGAAGGATCTTGATCGATAATTTTGACATTTCTAAATTTGGATTAAGAGATTTACGTGAAGTTCTCAGTATCATACCACAATCCCCGGTTCTTTTCTCTG GTACTGTACGGTTCAACCTCGATCCTTTCAGTGAGCATAATGATCCAGACCTATGGGAGGCTCTGGAGCGGGCTCACTTAAAGGATGTCGTTAGAAGGAGTGCTATTGGTTTGGATGCTgag GTTCTGGAAGGAGGTGAAAACTTTAGCGTTGGCCAGAGGCAGTTGTTAAGTCTTGCTCGAGCTTTACTTCGGAGATCACGGATCCTTGTTCTTGATGAAGCAACGGCTGCCGTTGATGTCAGAACCGATGCCCTCATACAGAAAACCATTCGAGAAGAATTTAAATCCCGCACAATGCTCACTATTGCTCATCGTCTCAACACTATTATAGACAGTGACCAAGTTCTTGTTCTCGATTCTGGTCAG GTTCTTGAGCATGATACCCCAGAAAAACTTCTTGAAAACAGAGCAAGTGCATTCTCTAAGATGGTTCAAAGTACGGGATCTGCAAATGCAGAGTATTTGCGCAGCTTAGTAGTGAGAAAGAACATAGAGGGTAGGCTTGGAAAAGAAGCGGGGTTGCAAATTGACGAGCAAACGAGACGACTATTGTCTTCCTGTTGGAATTCTGCTACACGTTTTGCTCTTGCTCTCAATTTCTCTTCTTCAGTAGAGGACCTTCGATTATTTGAGTTAGAAGATGATGACAGTGTGCTCAACAAAACAAAGGATGCTGCTGTGATCTTACATGAGGTTTTGGTGGGGAAGCATGATAAAGTCATAGACGAGACACTTGATCAACTTGAAGTCCCGAAATATAGATGGTGGTCGGCTTTCCACAGGGTAGTCGAAG GCCTTGCAGAGATGAGCAGATTGGCAAGAAATGAGATCCATCATTCAGAAATTGGCTTGGAGGACTCCACAGAAAACTGGGATCATCATCT TCATTTGCAGTGA